Genomic window (Desulforegula conservatrix Mb1Pa):
CAGTTTCCCTATTTCCGTCATATTAAGAATAAGAGAAACCCTGAAAGGTTTTTCGCTGTTCTCTGCCTGGGATTCTTCGGGCAGATCGAAAAAAATCTGGCCAAAAGAGAATGATCCTTCAAACATGATCGGAAATGGAAGAAAAAAAACACCTGCCTCGGATGTCGAAATTTTATTCATGAGCTGGAGATTTTCAAGGGATGCAAGGGCAGATTCCAGGGTCTTGCCTACTTCCGGGGAAAGACTCGAAGTATCCGAAAGAAGGTCGAGTATCATACCCTTTATATCATGCTGGGTTTCTATGGGAGTCTGAACATTCTCCGGATTCAGGGCTGATTCCGCAAGTTTGTTCTCCCAGGAAAGCCCTCCGTCTTTAATAAGGTTATTCAAAAACGCTGGTTTCGTCTCATCTGATTTAAGTGAAATGTTTTCTATCAGCTGCATAAGCTTTTCGAGCCTTGGTTCAGGAAGCTGCCTAACACCTTCTCCACCGGGCTTTACATTCTGAAGAAGCTTCGACATCATGCCTATAAGCTTTGGAAAAGCTCCGGCACCGCCCTCGGTCTGGGCCGCAGCCGCAAGATTTCTGACATTCTGGGCAATATCAGGCTGAATGACCCTGAACTCCAAGGACGGACCAGGCTTTATTTTTTCCAGAAATACAACCCGTCCTTCCTGGATACCTGAAGAAACCCTGGCCTTTATCTCTTCACCCTTGACCGAAAAAACAACTGTGCTTGCATCAATGCTCTTTGCGACCCTTGCAGGAATAGTTTGAGGCAGCTGCAGTCCTTCCTGTATTTTTTCCAAAGGCATTTTCTCAAAAAAAGCAGGCAGCTTACCAAGGACAGCTTTTACAATGGTTTCCCGCCCCTGATTTTGCATTGTTAATAGGCCTGACGCAGAATTTCTTGAAATGACCGAAGGCTCATTTTTTTCCTGGGTCGTTACCTTGGTCTGGGCCTTTAAAGAAGCCGCCTGGGGCTGAATTTCAAGAAGCTTAAGTGAAGGCACCCCTTTTGAGCCTGGGTCTTTCACCACCTCAAAGATAACCTGATCCCCTTGTTTAAGGGGTTTACCGACATCAGCCTTGATACGGGAACCCAACATTTCAAACAGAACCTGACCTCCCGGGTCCTGGCTTACCACCTTTGCAGCCACAGTCTGTCCCGGCTTAAGCGCAGACAGAAGCTGGAGCACATCCGG
Coding sequences:
- the fliK gene encoding flagellar hook-length control protein FliK, whose protein sequence is MRIGFTPEKLALKLKPDVLQLLSALKPGQTVAAKVVSQDPGGQVLFEMLGSRIKADVGKPLKQGDQVIFEVVKDPGSKGVPSLKLLEIQPQAASLKAQTKVTTQEKNEPSVISRNSASGLLTMQNQGRETIVKAVLGKLPAFFEKMPLEKIQEGLQLPQTIPARVAKSIDASTVVFSVKGEEIKARVSSGIQEGRVVFLEKIKPGPSLEFRVIQPDIAQNVRNLAAAAQTEGGAGAFPKLIGMMSKLLQNVKPGGEGVRQLPEPRLEKLMQLIENISLKSDETKPAFLNNLIKDGGLSWENKLAESALNPENVQTPIETQHDIKGMILDLLSDTSSLSPEVGKTLESALASLENLQLMNKISTSEAGVFFLPFPIMFEGSFSFGQIFFDLPEESQAENSEKPFRVSLILNMTEIGKLKADVSFLKKKISGTVIVSSEETRDLFIENLPDLENNLLARGFESADFSVRIPRSSSELDSSSVFSSMVEKNDGFNILV